From a region of the Pedosphaera parvula Ellin514 genome:
- a CDS encoding hybrid sensor histidine kinase/response regulator — MSKDFNSKDLSRLSMLEIFQVETENQTNILTTGLLELERNPTAALPLESLMRAAHSLKGAARIVNLKAAVQVAHAMEDCFVAAQKGNIYLAKEGIDVLFKAVDLFLRLSKLPEQDQAIKKTVVSGEITALLSDLGGLIQHQNFSEGREMTGNVSLPSASNHQQNFPSSLKSADSEAIAPTPFNRIQNPERVLRLTAENLNRLLGLAGESLVESRWLHPFAESMRRLKRLQSELGESLDGLRETLGAYETSERVGDQMGQALDRLIECRQFLSDRLGDLEMFDRRSTSLSHRLYLEVLQCRMRPFGEGVQRFPRMMRDLAHSLGKEVKLEVIGEHTQVDRDILEKLETPLAHLLRNAMDHGCEMPEKRRAAGKPVEGTIRLEARHSSGMLMVIIADDGPGISLNDLRERVVEKSLVARDVANKLSEAELLQFLLLPGFSMKDTVTEISGRGVGLDVVQNTVKNLRGTIRISTQPNKGTRFQLQLPLTLSVIRTLLVRIGGESYGLPLSQITRALKLPSSKVERLQGRHYFTVGDQQISLVTAHQLLECAPPNSFDDQLSIVVIGDRTTKYGLVVEALLGERELVVQPLDQRLGKIKDVAAGAVMEDGSPVLILDTEDLMRSLEKLIGAGELNSIQNSTIEIENKRIKRILAVDDSMTVLEVERRLLMNHGYFADIAVDGMDGWNAVRNGDYDLVITDVDMPRMDGIELATLIKKDPLLKSIPVMIVSYKDREEDRLRGLEAGADYYLTKGSFHDKTLIHAVVDLIGKAEE, encoded by the coding sequence ATGAGCAAGGATTTTAATTCAAAGGACCTGAGCCGCCTGTCCATGCTTGAGATCTTCCAAGTTGAGACAGAAAACCAAACTAATATTTTGACCACCGGCTTACTCGAGCTGGAGCGTAATCCAACGGCAGCACTACCATTGGAATCTCTCATGCGCGCAGCCCATTCCCTCAAAGGGGCTGCTCGAATCGTGAACCTTAAGGCAGCAGTCCAGGTGGCGCACGCCATGGAGGACTGTTTTGTTGCAGCGCAAAAGGGTAATATATATTTGGCGAAAGAAGGAATTGATGTCCTCTTCAAGGCAGTTGATTTATTTCTGCGCCTCTCCAAGCTGCCAGAACAGGATCAGGCAATCAAAAAGACCGTCGTGTCCGGGGAGATTACCGCCCTGCTTTCGGATCTGGGTGGCTTGATTCAACACCAGAATTTTTCCGAAGGCAGGGAAATGACTGGAAATGTTTCCCTGCCATCTGCGTCCAACCACCAACAGAATTTTCCTTCCAGTTTGAAGAGTGCCGATTCAGAAGCAATTGCACCCACTCCTTTCAATCGGATCCAAAATCCGGAGCGTGTTCTGAGGCTCACAGCGGAAAACCTAAATCGATTGTTAGGTTTGGCAGGCGAATCCCTGGTGGAATCACGCTGGCTTCATCCTTTTGCGGAGTCGATGCGACGACTCAAGCGGCTCCAGTCCGAGCTCGGCGAATCCCTGGACGGACTCCGGGAGACGCTGGGTGCCTACGAAACTTCGGAGCGAGTCGGTGACCAGATGGGCCAGGCTTTGGATAGACTGATAGAATGTCGCCAATTTTTATCAGATCGTCTGGGCGATTTGGAGATGTTTGATCGGCGCTCCACCAGTCTATCACATCGACTTTATTTAGAGGTGCTTCAATGTCGCATGCGCCCATTCGGAGAGGGCGTCCAGCGTTTCCCCCGAATGATGCGTGACCTGGCGCATTCGCTCGGCAAGGAGGTCAAACTCGAAGTTATCGGCGAACACACCCAGGTGGATCGTGACATTCTTGAAAAGCTGGAAACTCCTTTGGCCCATCTCCTGCGCAACGCCATGGATCACGGTTGTGAAATGCCGGAGAAACGCCGAGCGGCCGGAAAGCCTGTTGAGGGCACGATCCGCCTGGAAGCACGGCACAGTTCCGGAATGCTGATGGTAATCATTGCCGACGATGGCCCGGGCATTTCCCTGAATGATTTAAGAGAACGGGTCGTTGAGAAAAGTTTGGTGGCCAGGGATGTTGCCAACAAACTTAGCGAGGCAGAATTACTTCAATTTTTGCTATTGCCGGGATTTAGCATGAAGGACACCGTGACGGAAATTTCCGGGCGCGGAGTTGGCCTGGATGTGGTGCAAAACACGGTGAAGAATCTTCGTGGCACCATTCGCATCAGCACGCAGCCAAATAAAGGGACGCGTTTTCAGCTACAACTCCCATTAACCTTGTCGGTAATTCGAACTCTACTGGTCAGGATCGGTGGCGAATCGTATGGGCTTCCATTATCCCAAATCACCAGGGCACTGAAACTGCCATCCAGCAAGGTGGAAAGGCTGCAAGGGCGTCACTATTTCACGGTCGGAGATCAGCAGATTAGCCTCGTGACGGCGCATCAATTATTGGAATGTGCCCCGCCCAATTCTTTTGACGATCAACTGTCCATCGTTGTCATTGGCGATCGCACAACCAAATACGGCCTGGTGGTTGAGGCATTGCTGGGTGAACGAGAACTGGTGGTGCAACCGTTGGACCAGCGTCTTGGCAAGATCAAAGATGTGGCCGCTGGAGCTGTGATGGAAGACGGTTCTCCTGTACTAATCCTCGATACTGAGGATTTAATGCGCTCGCTTGAGAAACTAATTGGGGCAGGCGAGTTGAATAGCATTCAAAACAGCACAATTGAGATTGAAAACAAACGAATTAAACGCATTCTGGCAGTAGATGACTCCATGACCGTGCTGGAAGTGGAACGCAGACTACTGATGAATCATGGTTACTTTGCGGATATAGCAGTGGACGGGATGGACGGTTGGAACGCGGTGCGCAATGGAGATTACGATCTGGTGATCACGGATGTGGACATGCCCCGAATGGATGGCATTGAACTGGCCACTCTCATCAAGAAAGATCCGCTGCTAAAATCCATACCAGTAATGATTGTCTCCTATAAGGATCGCGAAGAGGACCGGCTGCGCGGTTTGGAGGCTGGTGCTGATTATTACCTGACCAAGGGCAGTTTTCATGATAAGACTTTGATTCATGCAGTGGTGGATTTGATAGGCAAGGCTGAAGAATGA
- a CDS encoding chemotaxis protein CheW, with the protein MLSALNARFKTNRAVDSQTNNQNPESNAAKALVAPSVSPPTQRDIVDCWNQIGVNGNGSCDELSKFVHCRNCPIYSTTGVRLLNRELRQEYRREWTEHYSRPGKNGASGRISCIIFRIGVEWLALPSSVFHAIAEKRAIHSLPHRHKGIVLGAANFRGELLICVSLDRFLGLEPVKNAERGGNHYDRLVVTEWNRKLLAFPVNEVAGIHRYHPEEMKTLPATLEKSTASFSWGIISWMNQPVGCLDEELLFSTLNRSLG; encoded by the coding sequence GTGCTGAGCGCGTTAAATGCCAGGTTTAAGACCAACCGCGCCGTGGATTCACAAACCAATAATCAGAATCCGGAAAGCAACGCTGCAAAGGCTTTGGTTGCGCCTTCAGTATCTCCGCCAACCCAGCGGGACATAGTCGATTGTTGGAACCAAATCGGGGTGAATGGAAATGGCTCCTGTGACGAACTCTCAAAGTTTGTCCATTGCAGGAATTGCCCGATTTATTCCACCACCGGTGTGCGCCTTTTAAACCGTGAATTGCGGCAGGAGTATCGTCGAGAATGGACTGAACACTACTCGCGGCCAGGGAAGAACGGCGCTTCCGGCAGGATTTCCTGCATCATTTTCAGAATTGGGGTCGAATGGCTTGCACTTCCGAGCAGTGTGTTCCATGCAATTGCGGAAAAGCGGGCGATACACTCACTGCCGCATAGACATAAGGGTATCGTTCTCGGAGCGGCTAATTTCCGTGGAGAACTGCTGATTTGTGTCTCTCTGGATCGGTTCCTTGGCCTGGAACCAGTGAAGAATGCGGAGAGAGGCGGCAACCATTATGATCGATTGGTCGTTACGGAATGGAACAGAAAATTACTCGCCTTTCCAGTCAACGAGGTTGCAGGCATTCATCGTTATCATCCGGAGGAAATGAAGACGCTTCCTGCGACTTTGGAGAAATCCACTGCGAGCTTCAGCTGGGGTATCATCAGTTGGATGAATCAACCCGTGGGTTGCCTGGATGAGGAGTTACTCTTTTCCACCCTAAACCGGAGCCTGGGATGA
- a CDS encoding CheR family methyltransferase, producing MNDIAIFLQQTIGLYAPTIGFSAIESAVRARMKNLGLSSKTDYLGALRASSSELNTLIDSVVVTETWFFRDSEPFSALVRLIKQRWIPGNHERPLRILSLPCSTGEEPYSIAMALLDSGLAATDFEIEAVDISTKALAMAERGLYQKNSFRSRNLGFRDRYFQLDEGGYLLSPVVRKQVRFSQGNILDERLKAGKEGYDYVFCRNLLIYFDRATQKTVFRRVSELLDPNGLAFFGSAELSLALANGFISAQMPLSFACRRAGFSLPAGQSNHFHKRAASNQESVRPLSDLTNVKARKQLRPARKVTHRLSLSVTERTLTDLNLARRLANAGLFAEAEHICRTYLSKKGVSAQAYYLMGFLRDVAGSSFEAHEFYRKALYLDPNHYDALTNLASLSQKNGHEAKAKLLMERAERVKCQV from the coding sequence ATGAATGACATCGCTATTTTTCTTCAGCAAACAATTGGTCTATACGCGCCAACCATCGGCTTCTCCGCGATTGAGAGTGCAGTGCGCGCGCGCATGAAAAATCTTGGTCTTTCGAGCAAGACCGATTACCTGGGCGCCTTACGCGCATCTTCCTCTGAACTCAACACTCTGATTGATTCGGTGGTTGTAACCGAGACCTGGTTTTTCAGGGACAGTGAACCTTTTTCCGCACTGGTGCGACTGATAAAACAGCGGTGGATTCCAGGCAACCACGAGCGACCATTGAGGATTCTAAGCCTTCCCTGCTCTACCGGCGAAGAACCTTACTCCATCGCCATGGCACTTTTAGACTCAGGCCTGGCTGCGACTGACTTCGAAATTGAAGCAGTCGATATCAGCACGAAAGCACTGGCGATGGCAGAACGTGGGCTTTATCAAAAGAACTCGTTTCGAAGTCGGAATCTCGGTTTTCGGGATCGCTATTTTCAATTGGATGAAGGTGGTTATTTACTGAGTCCAGTTGTTCGCAAGCAGGTCCGCTTCTCTCAGGGTAATATTTTGGATGAGCGGCTTAAGGCAGGAAAAGAAGGTTATGATTATGTCTTCTGCCGGAATCTCCTCATCTATTTTGACCGGGCCACTCAGAAGACCGTGTTTCGCAGAGTGTCCGAATTGCTCGATCCAAACGGCCTTGCATTTTTCGGTTCAGCAGAACTCTCACTGGCCCTGGCCAATGGTTTTATCTCAGCACAAATGCCACTGAGCTTTGCGTGCAGGCGGGCAGGATTTTCCTTACCGGCAGGCCAATCGAATCACTTTCATAAGCGAGCAGCCTCCAACCAGGAATCAGTGCGGCCGTTGTCAGATTTGACTAATGTTAAGGCACGGAAGCAACTTCGTCCCGCGAGGAAGGTTACCCATCGACTGTCCTTGAGCGTGACTGAGCGCACGTTAACCGATCTCAACCTGGCGCGTCGACTGGCGAACGCTGGCTTGTTCGCAGAAGCAGAACACATTTGTAGAACCTACCTTTCAAAAAAGGGCGTTTCAGCACAGGCGTATTATCTTATGGGGTTCCTGCGCGACGTGGCCGGTTCCAGTTTTGAAGCCCATGAATTCTATCGCAAGGCTCTCTACCTCGACCCAAATCATTATGATGCGCTGACAAACCTGGCTTCCCTCTCGCAAAAGAATGGCCACGAAGCAAAGGCCAAACTTCTGATGGAACGTGCTGAGCGCGTTAAATGCCAGGTTTAA
- a CDS encoding chemotaxis protein CheW, with amino-acid sequence MLFLTFQLGQDRYALEASRVIEVLPLVEMKRFPNAPAGVAGMINYRAQPVPIIDLSELTLGQKAGERMSTRIILIKYPDHEGREHPLGLIAEQATSTIRREASDFIEPGLNLSGTPYLGPVLMEDKSPIQWLYGQHLLTNELRDKLFCASLEESP; translated from the coding sequence ATGTTGTTTTTAACCTTCCAACTTGGCCAGGACCGTTACGCACTGGAAGCCAGTCGCGTCATTGAGGTGTTGCCTTTGGTGGAAATGAAACGGTTTCCAAATGCTCCCGCCGGTGTGGCTGGCATGATTAATTATCGCGCGCAACCTGTCCCCATTATCGACTTGAGTGAACTCACTCTTGGTCAGAAGGCCGGGGAACGCATGAGCACTCGGATCATTCTCATCAAGTATCCGGATCATGAAGGCCGGGAACATCCACTGGGCCTGATTGCCGAACAGGCAACCAGTACCATCCGCCGTGAAGCCAGTGATTTTATTGAACCCGGGCTCAATTTGAGTGGCACCCCCTACCTCGGCCCCGTGTTGATGGAGGATAAGTCCCCCATTCAATGGCTTTATGGGCAACATCTGCTCACGAACGAACTTCGCGATAAGTTGTTTTGCGCATCATTGGAGGAAAGCCCATGA